The stretch of DNA GGTAAAGCTGGAGCAAATAGGGGCGGTTACAGCTGCCTCTGACATGATTTCGAATTGCTCAACGGTTGCAAACTCCGGTATGAAATTGGGCCGCAAGCCCATTTTATTAAGCAGGCGGGTAATTTCCAGCCGGTCTTGCCAGGTATAAGACAACATGCTGGCCACATTCACCAAATCGGGCTGTTTTTTTGTTGGTTTTTTAACCAAATATTTCAGTATGCCATGCCAGAAGGCATCATAACCGGTTTGAATGAGCTTCGAACGAATACCTTCACAATGAATGGCAATAATTCTGGCCTCCACTTCGGCTTGAGTTTCTTCGACAATTCCCGCAATATCTTCGCCAATAATTCCTGAAGTACAGGAGGCCAGAACAAATATAGCCTTAGGATTATACCGGCTCTGCGCTTCTTTAATGGTATACTTTAATTTGTCAGCCGCACCGTAAATTACATCTTTTTCCGTCAGGCTGGTGGTCAGCCAGTGGAAATCAAAGTTTGCCGGCCGGCCTAAGGAGACCGGGATTTTTCGAAATACTTCACGGTAGCCCAGACCAACCACCGAGCAGCCTACCGGGGCATGGACAATCATTACTGAATCGCGAATCGTCATAACCCGCTGCGTCAAATAAAAGTTTAACAGGCACCCCGATGATTGTTGGAAAGCACGTTCCTGATTCAAAACGGTCCCCTCCCGGACCTTCTGAATAAGATCGGATGCTTTGCCAAAAAATGCATTGATCCCATTGCCCCGCTGTTCCCTGGTCGGGCAGGTATTGTCCTTTAGGTTAATCATTGTACAAACCTCCTGTTCCTGAATTTGTATTTCTTATTCACTGAAAAATAAAAAGAGGCCGGTTTACTCTGTAACAGAGAAACGACCTCCAGCTTTCCACCGGCCAATCTTATTCCAATAATTTACTCAATTAACTTAATTTAGTTTATCTTATTATAACTATTCGTAAGTTGTCAAGATATTTTTCAGCACACTATATATAAAAGGACGTGGAGCACTTGATTTTCACTACCGGTTTCATCATCGCGCGCATAACTGGTCGATAAAATCCTGCGGCTCTGCAGCCGTTAAGAGTTTATCTACCCTGTCACGATCTTTTAGACTATAAAACAAATCATTGATGATGGAAATATCATCATTTTTTACAGCAGGCAGACAGATGAGTTGTACTTTGTTGTTTAAATTATCCCATTCAATACAATGCTGTAAGCGGATAAAAACAATCGACGACTGATTGACAGCTACAGGCAGGCCGTGAGGAAGGGCAATTCCATGTTTGAAACAAGTACTGCTCATTTCTTCCCGCGCAAACAGAGAATGAAGAAACTCATTTTTTACATAGCCGTGGTTGAACAACAGACTTGCTGAAAATTCCAGAATCTCCTGCTTAT from Dendrosporobacter quercicolus encodes:
- a CDS encoding nitrogenase component 1, with the translated sequence MINLKDNTCPTREQRGNGINAFFGKASDLIQKVREGTVLNQERAFQQSSGCLLNFYLTQRVMTIRDSVMIVHAPVGCSVVGLGYREVFRKIPVSLGRPANFDFHWLTTSLTEKDVIYGAADKLKYTIKEAQSRYNPKAIFVLASCTSGIIGEDIAGIVEETQAEVEARIIAIHCEGIRSKLIQTGYDAFWHGILKYLVKKPTKKQPDLVNVASMLSYTWQDRLEITRLLNKMGLRPNFIPEFATVEQFEIMSEAAVTAPICSSFTDYLSRGLEQEYGVPYFLYPSPIGIEHTDEWLREIAKYTGKEKEAEKVIKEEHDECLPKLELIRQEFARIGGGRDINVLGSLGQGRLLSQVPLFNELGVKTPAAICLDFDNLVADETERLIGEVGDFDVLINTFQAAEVAHHTRRYDPDINLTCPFQGSAYKRDKSSTRIHSARGDARPWSAQAGYRGTIAAGNFLLQSTKNRSFQKLMLEKTPEVYREWWYEQPDPLYFASKEAR